The Candidatus Zixiibacteriota bacterium DNA segment GGCTTTTCCGAAATCGTCTGAGATTTATGAAATCCCCCTTTCAAAACCAGAAATAGAGCCAATGCCACAACCGCCGCCGGAATAAATACCCATCTCAGAGAGGGGAAAACAGTAAACAAAGATTTTACTTTTGGCTCTTTCTCTGTAGAAGGAAGCTCTTTGATTTTTTGTCCAAGTTTCGACTCAAATGCTGAGGATGGTGCAAATCTATCCAGTTCCGGAATCGCATCATTTAAGGCTCTGAACCCCTGAGCTTCTCTGGAACAACCTTCACACGCCAGGATATGCTGGTCAATCAATTCCTTTTCTTTTACAGTTAGCTCGCCTTTATAATATCGGGATAGAGAGCGGCGAATCTTTCGACAGCTCATAGCATTCCTCCATCATTGGCCTCAATTTTTTCTGCAAAATCCTTCTTGCCCGGTTAACCCTGGATTTTACCGTGCCTAAAGGTAAATTCAAAGTCGAAGCGACCTCTTCATAAGATAGCTGGTCAACGTCCCTTAAGAGAAAAACCGTTCGGTATTTGAAAGGAAGCGAGCTTATCGCCCCTTCCAAAATTGAGCTTAAGCGATTCCTGTTCCCGTGATTCTCCGAAT contains these protein-coding regions:
- a CDS encoding zf-HC2 domain-containing protein, with the translated sequence MSCRKIRRSLSRYYKGELTVKEKELIDQHILACEGCSREAQGFRALNDAIPELDRFAPSSAFESKLGQKIKELPSTEKEPKVKSLFTVFPSLRWVFIPAAVVALALFLVLKGGFHKSQTISEKPETATSAETSLVRTPTKSENPSTLTVGLQTNSGKVDLPIKKKGSPRAVFVMDNLRLSDLEELPDSRMPERGSPNFVIDAVNYRPVDNRQTNVGYILPAVSSASSKVRKVY